One window of Nitrospira sp. genomic DNA carries:
- a CDS encoding helicase-related protein has translation MSKLEDLQPNAAIRGILPDALVTVVNVQWFGSEAIELTYKDPGGRVANQLLYRHDEPRLEVVEAGRPWSFDGDGALFRLVSEAHRIRLAHLFDPVLAVHTSVVEPLPHQITAVYDAMLPRQPLRFLLADDPGAGKTIMAGLLMKEMIARGDLQRCLVVCPGSLAEQWQDELYRRFQLPFEILTNDKLEAARTGNWFLETNLVIARLDKLSRNEDVQQKLQAPDCRWDLIVCDEAHKLSATYFGGEIKYTKRYRLAQLLSTLTRHFLLMTATPHNGKEEDFQLFMALLDGDRFEGRFRDGVHQVDVSDLMRRMVKESLLKFDATPLFPERMAYTVPYKLSDPEAQLYQSVTDYVRDEFNRAEALQNDKRAGTVGFALTILQRRLASSPEAIYQSLRRRCERLESRQRELELLQRGGQPAPAVPTTGPTLDADDVEDLEDAPDNEVEQAEEEILDQATAARTIAELKAEIETLKGLEALALTVRKSGTDTKWRELASLFGVIFTPAALANHVAESSPPYGKGGIPKPTSSARQKLVIFTEHRDTLNYLENRIGTLLGRKEALVIIHGGMGREERMKAQESFKHDPEVQVLLATDAAGEGINLQRAHLMVNYDLPWNPNRIEQRFGRIHRIGQTEVCHLWNLVAEETREGDVYRRFLEKLEEARNALGGKVFDVLGKLQFDGKQLRDLLIEAIRYGERPDVQERLTRVVADAFDRNKLQDLLEERALAHDAMDASRVYRIREDMERAEARRLQPHYIESFFLEAFQRLGGTPKQRESRRYEITHVPAPVRNRDRLIGIGEPILPRYERIAFEKALVAPQGQAPAAFVCPGHPLLEATIDLTLERNRDLLKRGTILVDERDLGTKPRVLFYVEHAIQDASLTRSGDRRVVSKRMLYIELDENGTARHLHYAPYLDYRPLKSDEPSIEAILARPECAWLTRELEHKAQGYAVANVVPEHLQEVRSRKLDLIAKTEAAVKERLTKEITYWDHRAEQLKLQEQAGKANARLNSAEARKRADGLQARLEKRLEELKQERQLSPLPPVIIGGLMVVPMGLLVAMAGRSKPTSAESPDTQASAARARAVVMEIERSLGFNPVDREQDKLGYDIESRVPGTGKLRFLEVKGRVTGAGTIAVTKNEILYSLNKPDDFILAIVEFLDDNSHRVHYVRQPFQREPDFGVTSVNYGFPELIARAEIPG, from the coding sequence ATGAGCAAGCTCGAAGACCTCCAACCAAACGCAGCCATTCGTGGCATCCTTCCTGATGCCCTCGTTACGGTTGTCAATGTGCAATGGTTCGGCTCCGAGGCAATTGAGCTCACCTACAAAGATCCAGGCGGACGGGTCGCCAATCAGTTGCTCTACCGCCATGATGAACCACGCCTGGAGGTCGTCGAAGCAGGCCGGCCCTGGAGCTTCGATGGTGATGGGGCTCTCTTCCGCTTAGTTTCCGAGGCTCATCGAATACGACTTGCTCATCTATTTGATCCTGTTCTTGCCGTTCATACATCAGTAGTGGAGCCACTACCGCATCAGATTACGGCGGTCTACGACGCGATGCTTCCGCGGCAACCCCTCCGATTCCTGCTTGCCGACGATCCCGGAGCCGGGAAAACCATTATGGCCGGACTGTTGATGAAAGAGATGATCGCGCGGGGCGATCTTCAGCGATGTCTCGTCGTGTGTCCAGGGAGCCTTGCTGAGCAATGGCAGGATGAACTTTACCGTCGGTTTCAGCTCCCGTTCGAGATTTTGACAAACGATAAACTCGAAGCCGCGCGGACAGGAAACTGGTTCCTTGAGACGAATCTCGTCATCGCCCGCCTCGATAAGCTCTCGCGCAATGAAGATGTGCAGCAAAAGCTTCAAGCCCCTGATTGTCGATGGGACCTCATCGTCTGTGACGAAGCTCACAAGCTATCTGCGACGTATTTTGGCGGGGAGATCAAGTACACGAAACGCTACCGCCTCGCGCAACTCCTTTCTACCCTGACACGGCATTTCCTGTTAATGACAGCCACACCTCACAATGGAAAGGAGGAGGACTTCCAGCTCTTCATGGCGCTGCTCGATGGGGACCGCTTTGAGGGGCGATTTCGCGATGGCGTCCATCAAGTGGACGTGTCCGATCTCATGCGTCGCATGGTAAAGGAGAGCCTCCTCAAATTTGATGCCACTCCGCTGTTCCCGGAGCGCATGGCCTATACCGTTCCCTATAAATTGTCCGACCCAGAAGCCCAGTTATACCAATCCGTCACCGACTATGTCCGCGATGAGTTCAACCGGGCCGAGGCTCTGCAAAACGACAAACGGGCTGGAACCGTTGGATTTGCCCTCACGATTCTCCAACGGAGACTGGCATCCTCACCGGAGGCGATCTATCAGTCACTGCGTCGCCGTTGCGAGCGGCTAGAAAGCCGGCAGCGCGAACTTGAACTGCTTCAGCGTGGTGGGCAACCCGCCCCTGCCGTCCCAACCACTGGCCCCACGCTTGATGCCGATGATGTGGAGGATCTCGAAGACGCACCGGACAACGAGGTCGAGCAAGCCGAGGAAGAAATCCTTGACCAGGCGACAGCGGCACGAACCATTGCAGAACTCAAAGCGGAGATTGAAACGCTCAAGGGGCTTGAAGCTCTCGCACTCACAGTTCGTAAAAGCGGCACGGATACCAAATGGCGTGAGCTCGCCAGCTTGTTCGGTGTCATTTTCACCCCAGCAGCTCTTGCGAATCATGTCGCCGAAAGTTCCCCGCCCTATGGAAAGGGTGGCATTCCCAAGCCTACATCCTCGGCTCGTCAAAAGCTTGTCATCTTCACTGAACACCGGGACACGCTGAATTATTTAGAGAATCGCATCGGGACACTTCTTGGGCGGAAGGAAGCCTTGGTCATCATCCATGGCGGGATGGGCAGGGAAGAGCGAATGAAGGCGCAGGAGTCTTTCAAGCACGACCCTGAAGTGCAAGTATTGCTTGCGACCGACGCTGCGGGCGAAGGCATCAACTTGCAACGTGCCCACCTGATGGTGAACTACGACCTTCCATGGAATCCCAATCGGATTGAGCAGCGCTTCGGTCGCATTCACCGCATTGGCCAGACCGAAGTCTGTCATCTCTGGAATCTTGTGGCAGAGGAGACACGAGAGGGTGACGTATATCGGAGGTTCCTGGAGAAGCTAGAGGAAGCAAGGAACGCGCTTGGCGGGAAGGTTTTCGATGTACTCGGCAAGCTCCAGTTTGACGGCAAGCAGCTTCGTGATCTGCTCATCGAAGCGATACGATACGGCGAAAGACCGGATGTGCAGGAGCGCCTCACGCGAGTGGTAGCAGATGCGTTCGATCGAAACAAACTGCAGGACCTTCTGGAAGAGCGGGCACTCGCGCACGATGCGATGGATGCCAGCCGCGTCTATCGCATCAGGGAAGATATGGAACGAGCCGAAGCAAGACGCCTCCAGCCGCATTACATCGAGTCGTTCTTTCTTGAAGCCTTTCAGCGCTTGGGTGGAACACCAAAACAGCGGGAGTCTCGGCGGTATGAAATCACGCACGTCCCCGCTCCCGTTCGCAATCGGGATCGTCTGATTGGGATTGGGGAGCCCATCCTACCGCGTTATGAGCGCATCGCATTTGAAAAAGCGCTGGTGGCTCCGCAAGGCCAAGCACCGGCAGCCTTCGTCTGCCCTGGGCATCCGCTGCTGGAAGCGACGATCGATCTGACCCTTGAACGGAACAGGGATCTTCTGAAGCGCGGCACGATACTGGTGGACGAGCGAGACCTAGGCACAAAGCCGCGGGTGCTGTTTTATGTGGAACATGCCATCCAAGACGCGAGTCTGACACGGTCCGGCGATCGTCGTGTAGTCTCGAAGCGCATGCTCTACATCGAACTCGACGAAAACGGTACCGCGAGGCACCTGCATTACGCTCCGTATCTGGACTATCGTCCCCTCAAGTCCGACGAGCCGTCCATAGAGGCGATTCTGGCTAGACCGGAATGCGCATGGCTCACACGCGAGCTGGAGCACAAGGCCCAGGGCTACGCAGTAGCCAACGTGGTGCCGGAACACCTTCAAGAGGTCCGCTCGCGGAAGCTCGATCTCATCGCGAAAACCGAAGCTGCTGTCAAAGAACGCCTGACGAAAGAAATCACCTACTGGGACCATCGAGCCGAACAGCTCAAGCTCCAGGAGCAGGCGGGTAAAGCAAATGCCAGGCTCAATTCAGCTGAAGCTCGCAAACGTGCTGATGGTCTACAAGCTCGATTGGAGAAACGCCTTGAGGAGCTGAAGCAGGAGCGGCAGCTGTCGCCCTTGCCACCTGTGATTATCGGGGGGCTGATGGTTGTCCCCATGGGTCTTCTCGTGGCGATGGCAGGGCGATCCAAGCCGACGAGTGCGGAGTCGCCCGACACTCAAGCCTCGGCGGCACGTGCACGTGCAGTGGTTATGGAGATCGAACGCAGCCTCGGCTTTAATCCGGTGGATCGAGAACAGGACAAACTGGGTTACGACATCGAGAGCCGAGTTCCTGGAACTGGCAAGCTGCGGTTTCTCGAGGTGAAGGGGCGAGTGACAGGGGCGGGCACCATCGCAGTCACCAAGAACGAAATTCTGTATTCGCTAAACAAGCCCGACGACTTCATTCTGGCCATTGTCGAATTTCTCGATGACAACTCGCACCGAGTTCATTACGTTCGCCAACCGTTTCAGCGTGAACCGGACTTTGGCGTCACCAGCGTGAATTATGGTTTCCCGGAGCTGATAGCGAGAGCGGAGATCCCTGGATGA
- the sthA gene encoding Si-specific NAD(P)(+) transhydrogenase yields the protein MAHYDLLVIGTGPAGQKAAVQAAKLGKKVGLIEKKEVVGGVCINTGTIPSKALREAVLYFSGIPQRSIYGTPYRLKQTVTIEELARHANYVITNEVRIVHDQMARNRVDLIFGSASFLDPHRLLIQHRSGPSEHTADFIVIAVGTEPSRPRAIPFDDSSIIDTDGLLTLRQLPSSIVIVGGGVIGTEYASMLAALGIPTTLIDKRPRLLEFADAEVIDNLQRQMKDYGVTLYHDEEVLAIKKESDNSIHVGLRQAKPIQASTLMYAIGRVGATKGLNLEAVGLKPDNRGRLSVNEHFQTAVPHIYGAGDVIGFPALASTSMQQGRHASCDAFGHPNHTDNSLLPYGIYSIPQISMVGRNEAELTQAGVPYAVGIARYKEIARGLLMGDETGMLKLLFHRQTYELLGVHIIGEGATELIHIGQAIMAHRSRIHYFIDTVFNYPTLAECYKVAALDGINRLPRPWAPYR from the coding sequence ATGGCACACTACGACCTACTCGTCATCGGCACGGGACCGGCCGGCCAAAAGGCCGCCGTGCAGGCGGCCAAACTTGGTAAGAAGGTGGGCTTGATCGAGAAGAAGGAAGTCGTCGGAGGCGTCTGCATCAACACCGGCACGATTCCGAGTAAGGCCCTGCGCGAAGCCGTGCTCTATTTTTCCGGAATTCCACAGCGCAGCATCTATGGCACCCCGTACCGACTCAAGCAAACAGTTACAATCGAGGAACTCGCCCGCCACGCCAACTACGTCATCACGAACGAGGTCAGGATCGTGCACGATCAGATGGCTCGGAACCGCGTTGATCTGATTTTCGGATCAGCCAGTTTTCTCGATCCACACCGTCTCCTCATCCAACACCGGAGCGGTCCAAGCGAACACACGGCAGATTTCATCGTCATCGCCGTTGGCACAGAACCAAGCCGCCCGCGCGCGATCCCGTTCGACGACTCCTCCATCATCGATACGGACGGGCTCCTGACCCTAAGGCAGCTTCCCTCTTCCATCGTGATCGTCGGAGGTGGGGTCATCGGCACAGAGTACGCCTCCATGCTTGCTGCGCTGGGAATTCCCACCACCCTCATCGACAAGCGACCTCGTCTGTTAGAGTTTGCCGATGCCGAGGTCATCGACAATCTCCAGCGACAGATGAAAGACTATGGCGTCACCCTGTATCACGATGAAGAAGTCCTCGCGATCAAGAAGGAGTCTGACAATTCTATCCATGTCGGTTTGCGACAGGCCAAGCCGATCCAAGCATCCACGCTCATGTATGCGATCGGCCGGGTCGGCGCGACAAAGGGGCTCAACCTGGAAGCGGTGGGATTGAAACCGGACAATCGGGGTCGCCTGAGCGTGAACGAACACTTCCAGACCGCGGTTCCGCATATCTATGGGGCCGGCGACGTCATCGGCTTTCCGGCCCTTGCCTCGACCTCCATGCAGCAAGGCCGCCATGCCTCCTGCGATGCCTTCGGCCATCCGAATCATACCGACAATTCGTTGTTGCCCTACGGCATTTACTCCATTCCGCAAATCTCCATGGTGGGACGGAACGAGGCAGAACTTACTCAGGCCGGGGTGCCCTATGCCGTGGGCATCGCTCGCTATAAAGAGATCGCCCGTGGGCTGCTGATGGGGGACGAAACCGGCATGCTCAAGCTCTTGTTTCACCGGCAGACCTACGAATTGCTCGGCGTCCATATCATCGGAGAAGGGGCTACGGAGCTCATCCACATTGGTCAGGCCATCATGGCTCATCGTAGTCGAATTCACTATTTCATCGACACGGTCTTCAATTACCCGACTCTGGCGGAATGTTACAAAGTCGCCGCACTGGATGGCATCAATCGCCTACCGCGTCCCTGGGCTCCATACCGGTAA
- a CDS encoding adenylosuccinate synthase produces the protein MGNLVIIGAQWGDEGKGKIVDILARGADIVVRYQGGSNAGHTVINERGTYIFHLIPSGILYRGTTCVIGNGVVVDPGSLIEEMDLLQTKGIAIGKNFAVSQRAHLILPYHKAIDRASEQSKGSRKIGTTGRGIGPSYADKMARIGILMGDLLNASLFKRKLEENLVEMNWFLERLYKVETFRVDKVFDQYMGYADRLRSHIVDTTLLLNRAIEKNKTVLFEGAQGTNLDVDFGTYPYVTSSSAAAGGACTGTGVGPTMIDAVMGIAKAYSTRVGSGPFPTELTDEVGRGLQERGREFGSTTGRARRCGWFDAVVVRHATLVNGLTSLALTKLDVLDGCKELKLCIGYRHGGTIYKSMPADLDLLTSCEPVYQRMKGWTTATTGTTSYKRLPVEAKRYLTRVEELSQCRIDMISTGSKRTETIMLRNPLDCSRRRPKRS, from the coding sequence ATGGGCAATCTCGTCATTATCGGTGCTCAGTGGGGCGATGAAGGCAAGGGCAAGATCGTTGACATCTTAGCCCGAGGCGCCGATATCGTCGTACGCTATCAAGGAGGTTCCAACGCCGGGCATACCGTGATTAACGAGCGGGGGACCTATATTTTCCATCTCATCCCGTCGGGAATTTTGTATCGAGGGACGACCTGTGTCATCGGCAATGGTGTCGTCGTCGATCCTGGTTCTTTGATCGAAGAGATGGATCTGCTCCAGACGAAGGGCATCGCGATTGGCAAGAACTTCGCCGTCAGTCAGCGGGCGCACCTGATCCTCCCCTATCATAAGGCGATCGACCGCGCGTCGGAACAGTCGAAGGGATCACGGAAGATTGGTACGACCGGACGGGGGATCGGACCCTCATACGCTGACAAGATGGCGCGGATCGGAATTCTCATGGGGGATCTGCTGAACGCATCGTTGTTCAAGAGAAAACTCGAAGAGAATCTTGTCGAGATGAACTGGTTCTTAGAACGATTGTACAAAGTCGAGACGTTTCGGGTCGACAAAGTCTTCGATCAATACATGGGTTATGCTGATCGACTCAGGAGCCACATCGTCGATACCACCCTGTTGTTGAATCGCGCGATAGAAAAAAACAAGACGGTCTTATTTGAAGGGGCTCAAGGCACAAACCTGGATGTGGACTTCGGCACTTATCCCTATGTGACCTCGTCCAGTGCCGCGGCAGGCGGAGCCTGTACAGGCACCGGTGTCGGTCCCACCATGATTGACGCGGTCATGGGCATCGCCAAGGCCTACTCGACAAGAGTCGGCAGTGGGCCGTTTCCGACCGAACTGACCGATGAGGTCGGACGGGGGCTCCAGGAACGAGGGCGGGAATTCGGTTCGACTACAGGACGTGCGAGGCGATGCGGTTGGTTTGACGCGGTCGTGGTTCGTCATGCGACGCTGGTGAATGGGCTCACGTCCCTGGCTCTGACCAAGCTCGATGTGCTCGACGGCTGCAAGGAGTTGAAGCTCTGCATCGGGTACAGACATGGGGGTACCATCTATAAGAGCATGCCGGCTGATTTGGACCTGTTGACCAGCTGCGAGCCGGTCTATCAACGGATGAAAGGGTGGACCACTGCAACGACAGGGACGACCAGCTATAAACGGCTCCCGGTCGAAGCGAAACGCTACTTGACTCGTGTCGAAGAGTTGTCGCAGTGCCGAATCGATATGATCTCGACCGGGTCCAAGCGCACGGAGACAATCATGCTGCGTAATCCCTTGGACTGCTCTCGCCGGCGCCCCAAACGCTCTTGA